Genomic window (Streptomyces liliiviolaceus):
GTCGGGGACCAGGTGGGCCGACTCGTGGCAGATCTCGGCGGCCTCGCCGAGGGAGAGATACGGAGTGCGGATGCGGGACCAGCCGCCGGAGGTGTCACCGGCCACGGCGAGGCCGGGCAGTTCCGGGGCGATGGCGCAGGCGGCGGAGACCGCTTCGGGGGCGATGTCGCCGAGCGCCATCTTGGCGGAGGCTTCGTCGTTGACGCGGTGGCAGACCCGGCCGGAGAGCTGAGCCCGCAGCATGGTCGCCCCCTTGCCCAGCTCGGCGCCGAAGCGCTGCCCGCAGACCTCCAGGTAGATTCCGGCGGCGCGGCCGAGCTGGGCGAGGCGGATGAGCTGGGTGACCATCTCGTCCCGCCGATCCTCATCCTTCCGCGTGGCGACGAGGAAGAGTTCCGCGACCTCGTCCACGAACAGCACGACGGGCACGGGCCGTTCGTGCTCCGGCAGGCCCCAGATGTCAGAGGTGATCTCCTCATCCGGCGTCCCCGACGCGATGCCCTGCCGAGCCTTGATCAGGTCGTAACGGTCCTCCATCTCCGCGATGAGCACGGGCAGCAGTTGAGCAGCCTGCCCAGGGTCGGTGGCCAGGGCCGACAGCCGGGCGGCGAAGGGCGCCAGCTCCACACCACGCTTGCAGTCGATGCCGACCAGGGCGACAGGCTGCCGGGCGAGTCCGGCGACGAGGTGGCGCAGGTACATGGACTTGCCCGACAGCGTCGCACCGAGGGTCAGTTGGTGAGGAACGGTCCGGTAGTCGCGTACGAACGGCGTGGCGTCCTCCCGCAGAGCCACCGATATCTTCAGCGACCCGGCCGGAGACTTGCGCGCCATACGGACCTTGCGCAGCACGTCGAAGCCGACGAGCCGCAGTTCGACGACACCGGGCTTGACCGTCGTCACGTACACGGCGTGAACGCCCCAGGCGTGCCGCAGCCGTTCGGCCGAGGCGGCGACGTCGGCGGGTTCCTGCCCGGGAGCGAGCCGCAGACGGAGCCGTAGCCCGGTCGAGGTGGGCCGGATGATCCCGCGACGCGGCGGAACGGGCCGCACTTCACGCCGACTCGTGGCCTTGACCGCCAGGACCCGCAGCCGGGACGGAGCCACGGTCAGACCGCAGGCTTCCATGACCGAGCCGTACGAGCTGAGCAGCCGAGCCGTGGACAACGGCAGGCCGACCGTGGACCAGTAGACGCCGGGGTGTTGGGCCCGGGCGTAGGCGGCCCCACCGCCGAGTGCTGCGACGGGACCACCCACCTCCAGAAGCGTTGCCAGATCGGTCATCAGGCCGAGGCCCCCATGACTGCGGGGAAGGCGGCCGGGGTGACGGCGGCGGCGCGGTAGGCGATGCCGTGACGCTGCTGCCCGTTGAACACGCTCTCCCACGGCCGGGCCACCAGGCCGGGCAGCGAGATCGGAGCACCGAGCGCCAACCCCTCGGAGACTCCGCTCTCCGGAATGGTGACCTTGATCAGAGCCGACTCCCCCTCCTCGATGTAGACGACGCCGATCGTCATCAGTGCCTCGCCGCTGTTGACGTCCTTGGCGATCTCGCCGGTCTGTCGGTCGCGAACCTTGGGTTCGGGTGCCTCGGTCAGCAGGATCGTCGCGGCCGAGGTCTCCACACGGATGGTGCGCAAGACTTCTTCCTATCTACTCGTCTAGATGAGTGCCATTCTGCGACCCGGTGGATCCGGGAACGTCGGCCACTCTGACACACAACTTGCCCACTCGTCTATACGAGTATGCATGTTGGAGTAGACGAGTTCGAAGAAGAGACATGGCCCGCCGCCCGACCGCGCGACGTCACCCGAAGGAACCGTCCTCACGGATGGCGAAGAGCTCGCAGCCGTCGTGCTCGAAGCGGGCACGACCATCGAACGGCGAGTCAGGCTGAGTGCAGACTCCCCAGTCCCGCCCCAGCTCTCCACGCAGCGCGACCCAGAAAAGACAGCCTCCGCACTGCTCGTCGAACCACTCATCCCGGTAAGTCGGTTGGTCAGTAGTCCGGTTCAGCGCCGGCAACCAGCGCTCGTGGCAATCGTCGTTGTGTTCACGGTCATCACCTGTCCAAGCTCTGTCAGGCGTCGAGCGATCCGCGTTCACGTCGCCGGAAGCTGATACGACAGCACGTACGCGTCCGCCGCCATGACGGTGTCGCAGACCTCCACGGGCCGCTTCTCGGTGTCGTACGCGGTACGGATCAGATGAATTACAGGGACGCCGGAGGCGAGATGCAGCGTCTTGACCTCGGACGGCGAGGGCATCCGGGCCCGGATCTCTTCCTCGAAGTGGTCGAGGTGGTGGCCGAGTTCTTCGAGCCGGGCGTAGATGCCGCCGGGGCCGGGATTGGGTTCGGCGATCTGCGTACCGCGGGCGATGTCGAGGGGGAGGTAAGAGGTAGCGAACTCGACCGGACGACCGTCGAGCAGATACCGGCGCCGCCGAGCGAGCACACGCCGTACGGACCCGAGCCGGGCGGAGATGTCCTGCGTGGCCTTCTCTTCCTTGACCTCCAGGCTGTCCACCTTCGGGTGACTGCCGGCAGCGTCCGCTTCCACGATGAACGCGGACTTCCCCTGCTCGCGGTGGCGCCGGGCGAACCGGTCGGAGGCGAGCCGCCGCACAGGTGGTCGCGGCCGGACGAACACACCCTTGCCGTGCTCGGCGTGCACCAGGCCCTCGCCCTGGAGTACCGAGAAGGAATTCCGGACGGTCATCCGGGATACGCCGTAGTGCTCGACAAGCTCAGCTTCCGAAGGCAGCTTCTCCCCTTCCTTGAAGCGCCCACGGTCGATGGCCTCGCGCAGCTGGTCGGCGATCTGCCGGAAGACCGCACGATCGCTCGTGGGATTCAGGCCACCGAGCAGGGACGGAAGAGAGGTCACGAGTACTCCTTTAGGTATCTAGACGAGTGGGCGAGTGTTGTTGCTACGGTTGAGAGCCTAGCCATCTGAGAGGGCCGAGGAACGTGACCACTGACCGTCCGCACTCCGTGAGCGTTGCCGGAGTCATCGTCGACGACCAGGGCCGGGCCCTCTTGATCAAGCGCCGCGACAACGGCCACTGGGAACCCCCGGGTGGCATCGTCGAGCGGGAGGAAACCCTCCCCGAGGCGCTTCAGCGCGAAGTCCTCGAAGAGACCGGCATCAAGATCGCGCTTCCCGCGACCCTCACCGGCGTCTACAAGAACATGACGGGCCTGATCGTCTCCCTGGTCTTCCGCTGCGAGGCCGCCGACGGCACGCCAACCACCGGGGACGAGACCCGCGCTCTGCGGTGGGCCACCCGTGAAGAAGTCACCGACCTTGCCGACGAGGCGTACGCGATCCGTGTCCTGGACGCTCTGGACGCGTTGTCTCCACCGGTCGTCCGCGCACACGACGG
Coding sequences:
- a CDS encoding DUF3027 domain-containing protein, producing the protein MNADRSTPDRAWTGDDREHNDDCHERWLPALNRTTDQPTYRDEWFDEQCGGCLFWVALRGELGRDWGVCTQPDSPFDGRARFEHDGCELFAIREDGSFG
- a CDS encoding FtsK/SpoIIIE domain-containing protein, which gives rise to MTDLATLLEVGGPVAALGGGAAYARAQHPGVYWSTVGLPLSTARLLSSYGSVMEACGLTVAPSRLRVLAVKATSRREVRPVPPRRGIIRPTSTGLRLRLRLAPGQEPADVAASAERLRHAWGVHAVYVTTVKPGVVELRLVGFDVLRKVRMARKSPAGSLKISVALREDATPFVRDYRTVPHQLTLGATLSGKSMYLRHLVAGLARQPVALVGIDCKRGVELAPFAARLSALATDPGQAAQLLPVLIAEMEDRYDLIKARQGIASGTPDEEITSDIWGLPEHERPVPVVLFVDEVAELFLVATRKDEDRRDEMVTQLIRLAQLGRAAGIYLEVCGQRFGAELGKGATMLRAQLSGRVCHRVNDEASAKMALGDIAPEAVSAACAIAPELPGLAVAGDTSGGWSRIRTPYLSLGEAAEICHESAHLVPDLPALKPFRPAVPVRPVKAPAPSRAAVRRFRLSR
- a CDS encoding SCO3933 family regulatory protein, producing the protein MRTIRVETSAATILLTEAPEPKVRDRQTGEIAKDVNSGEALMTIGVVYIEEGESALIKVTIPESGVSEGLALGAPISLPGLVARPWESVFNGQQRHGIAYRAAAVTPAAFPAVMGASA
- a CDS encoding NUDIX hydrolase; this translates as MSVAGVIVDDQGRALLIKRRDNGHWEPPGGIVEREETLPEALQREVLEETGIKIALPATLTGVYKNMTGLIVSLVFRCEAADGTPTTGDETRALRWATREEVTDLADEAYAIRVLDALDALSPPVVRAHDGVKLV
- a CDS encoding GntR family transcriptional regulator, which encodes MTSLPSLLGGLNPTSDRAVFRQIADQLREAIDRGRFKEGEKLPSEAELVEHYGVSRMTVRNSFSVLQGEGLVHAEHGKGVFVRPRPPVRRLASDRFARRHREQGKSAFIVEADAAGSHPKVDSLEVKEEKATQDISARLGSVRRVLARRRRYLLDGRPVEFATSYLPLDIARGTQIAEPNPGPGGIYARLEELGHHLDHFEEEIRARMPSPSEVKTLHLASGVPVIHLIRTAYDTEKRPVEVCDTVMAADAYVLSYQLPAT